A genomic segment from Alkalilimnicola ehrlichii MLHE-1 encodes:
- a CDS encoding ATP-binding protein: MEFKPSTAQNTAIRRAICAFANDLDGQGEIGVIFVGLNDDGTCKGIEHPDRDQKKLSDWALGGDILPLPDVEIGYRELDGCPVIVAEIRPHQEPPVRYQGQAWVRVGTTNRRATPEQERRLAERRRGGDLPFDHRPAPGASLDDLDLRYFEREYLPNAVAPEVLEENNRSIEDQLNALRFLTQGQVNHGALLVLGHDPTAYIPGAYVQFLRIDGTELGDPIKDEKRLTGNLPEVMAQLDELLEVHIQVAVDIEAGSREQRQPDYPVVALQQLTRNALIHRAYEGSHAPVRVYWFRDRVEIQNPGGLYGQVTTDNFGQGVTDYRNPLIAEAMHILGYVQRFGFGIPLAQRHLRENGNPDPDFQFAPEFLAVTVRAVT, encoded by the coding sequence GTGGAGTTCAAACCCTCCACGGCGCAAAATACCGCGATCCGGAGGGCCATCTGTGCATTCGCCAACGATCTTGATGGGCAGGGCGAGATCGGCGTGATCTTCGTGGGGCTCAACGATGACGGGACCTGCAAAGGGATCGAACATCCAGACCGCGACCAGAAGAAGCTATCCGACTGGGCCTTGGGGGGCGACATCCTCCCCCTTCCTGACGTGGAAATCGGTTATCGCGAGCTGGACGGTTGCCCTGTCATAGTCGCCGAGATACGCCCCCACCAAGAACCCCCGGTACGCTACCAGGGCCAGGCGTGGGTCAGGGTTGGCACCACCAACCGCCGCGCTACTCCGGAACAGGAGAGACGTTTGGCGGAGCGACGGCGGGGCGGAGACCTTCCCTTCGACCATCGGCCGGCCCCCGGCGCCAGTCTTGATGACCTCGATCTGAGGTACTTCGAGCGCGAGTACCTGCCCAATGCCGTCGCACCGGAGGTCCTGGAAGAGAACAACCGTAGCATCGAAGATCAACTCAACGCCCTCAGGTTTCTCACCCAGGGCCAAGTCAACCACGGTGCTCTGCTCGTCCTGGGGCACGACCCGACCGCCTATATACCGGGGGCCTACGTGCAGTTCCTACGCATCGACGGAACCGAGCTGGGCGACCCCATCAAGGACGAAAAGAGACTGACCGGCAACCTGCCCGAGGTCATGGCGCAGCTGGACGAGTTGTTGGAGGTGCACATCCAGGTTGCTGTCGACATCGAGGCCGGATCACGGGAGCAGCGCCAGCCCGACTACCCCGTTGTTGCCTTGCAGCAACTCACCCGGAACGCCCTCATCCATCGCGCCTACGAAGGCAGCCACGCGCCGGTCCGCGTCTATTGGTTCAGAGACCGGGTGGAAATTCAGAACCCCGGCGGACTCTACGGCCAAGTCACCACCGACAACTTCGGTCAGGGTGTCACCGATTACCGCAACCCCCTGATAGCAGAAGCCATGCATATTCTCGGCTACGTACAGAGATTCGGGTTCGGCATCCCATTGGCACAGCGCCACCTGCGGGAAAACGGCAACCCCGACCCCGATTTTCAGTTCGCGCCAGAGTTCCTGGCCGTCACCGTGAGGGCAGTGACGTGA
- a CDS encoding ParA family protein, which yields MITIAFFNNKGGVGKTALVYHLAWMFADQGRSVLAADLDPQANLSTMFLDEQSLEGFWPEGDSTHTVLSPIRPLLEGEGGIESPHVEPIEDLGLLVGDLALSGFEDELSQQWPRCLDGEKRAFRIIGAFAEVIQRAGANREADLALVDVGPNLGAINRAALIAADYVVVPLGPDLFSLKGLQNLGPTLRRWRTDWRKRLQELPTNVQAPSGQMTPIGYVVMQHSVRLDRPVKAYGKWMDRIPSTYHRYVLDKPDAANLRVDDDSECLAALKDYRSLMPMAQEARKPMFHLKPADGAIGSHVRAVQNCYKDFRDLAAAIDSRTQ from the coding sequence GTGATAACCATTGCCTTCTTCAACAACAAGGGTGGCGTCGGCAAGACTGCTTTGGTCTACCATTTGGCCTGGATGTTCGCCGATCAGGGCCGGTCCGTGCTCGCCGCGGACCTGGACCCCCAAGCCAACCTCTCCACCATGTTCCTGGACGAACAAAGCCTGGAAGGCTTCTGGCCGGAGGGGGACAGCACGCATACCGTACTCTCACCCATACGCCCACTGCTGGAAGGCGAAGGCGGCATCGAAAGCCCTCATGTTGAGCCCATCGAGGACCTAGGCCTGCTGGTCGGAGACCTGGCCCTGTCCGGCTTCGAGGACGAACTCTCCCAGCAATGGCCCCGCTGCCTGGACGGCGAGAAGCGGGCCTTTCGCATCATCGGCGCCTTTGCCGAAGTCATCCAACGTGCCGGCGCCAACCGGGAAGCCGACCTGGCGCTGGTGGATGTCGGCCCCAACCTGGGAGCCATCAATCGTGCCGCACTCATTGCCGCAGATTATGTGGTCGTGCCCCTGGGGCCGGACCTCTTTTCCCTGAAGGGACTGCAAAACCTGGGCCCCACCCTCCGACGGTGGCGTACGGACTGGCGCAAGCGGCTGCAGGAATTACCCACCAATGTACAAGCCCCATCGGGGCAAATGACGCCGATCGGTTACGTGGTCATGCAGCATTCCGTCCGACTTGACCGGCCGGTCAAGGCGTATGGCAAATGGATGGACCGGATCCCCAGCACTTACCACCGTTACGTCCTCGACAAACCGGACGCTGCCAACCTGCGTGTCGACGACGACAGCGAATGTCTGGCTGCATTGAAGGACTATCGGAGCCTGATGCCCATGGCTCAGGAAGCCCGCAAGCCCATGTTTCACCTCAAACCGGCGGACGGCGCCATCGGCTCCCACGTCCGTGCGGTACAAAACTGCTACAAAGATTTCCGGGACCTGGCAGCGGCTATCGACAGCCGCACGCAGTGA
- a CDS encoding helix-turn-helix domain-containing protein, producing the protein MIDLARTPKQVGNLIRRSRKQQGLTQQALGAKAGYRQETISLIENGHPAAKLETLLAILAALDLELRIAPRSKGSAADIEDLF; encoded by the coding sequence ATGATCGATCTCGCCCGCACGCCGAAGCAGGTCGGCAACCTCATCCGTCGAAGCCGGAAGCAACAGGGCCTTACCCAACAAGCGCTTGGGGCGAAGGCCGGTTACCGGCAGGAGACCATCTCGCTCATCGAGAATGGCCATCCGGCCGCCAAGCTGGAAACCCTCCTGGCTATCCTCGCCGCGCTCGATCTCGAACTCCGGATCGCACCACGCTCCAAGGGAAGCGCCGCTGACATCGAGGACCTCTTCTGA
- a CDS encoding type II toxin-antitoxin system HipA family toxin, translating to MPRRRRHPPLHVLLNNRHVGQLQKAVDGAISFTYEQNWLDWDHALPVSLSLPLREDPYRGAPVAAVFDNLLPDAEPLRRRVAERVGAEGTDAYSLLSAIGHDCVGALQFVGPDAPAPGDTTQISGQVIDEDDIGRLLRGLAQAPLGLDRDEAFRISIAGVQEKTALLRHEGRWLKPHGTTPTSHILKPQIGQLPNGIDLSNSVENEYYCLKLAAAFGLPVNRAEIHTFGPTQALVVERFDRHWTHDGRLLRLPQEDCCQALSVPPTRKYQTEGGPGIVQLLELLNGSDTPAKDQATVFKAQIFFWLIGATDGHAKNFSLFLRPQGAFRLTPLYDILTVQPSLAGRQIERKQMKLAMAVGRGNRYRIHEIQGRHFLQTGAAARLPRTLATNVIEDIVTRADNAITQVESALPPDFPPAIHESVKAAIAGRLGVLQRAG from the coding sequence ATGCCCCGGCGTCGGCGCCACCCTCCGCTACACGTCCTGCTGAACAACCGCCACGTCGGCCAGCTCCAAAAGGCGGTGGACGGTGCAATCAGTTTTACCTACGAGCAAAACTGGCTGGACTGGGACCACGCCCTACCCGTCTCGCTCTCCCTTCCCCTCCGCGAAGACCCCTACCGGGGTGCACCGGTGGCGGCAGTGTTCGACAACCTCCTGCCCGATGCCGAGCCGCTCCGCCGCCGCGTTGCCGAGCGCGTTGGCGCCGAGGGCACCGACGCCTACAGCCTGCTCTCAGCCATCGGCCATGATTGCGTCGGTGCCCTGCAATTCGTCGGCCCCGACGCCCCGGCCCCCGGCGACACCACCCAAATTTCCGGCCAGGTCATTGACGAGGACGACATCGGGAGGCTGCTCCGGGGGCTGGCCCAGGCCCCACTGGGGCTGGACCGCGACGAGGCATTCCGGATCTCCATTGCCGGGGTGCAGGAGAAGACCGCCCTGCTCCGGCATGAAGGCCGCTGGCTAAAACCCCACGGCACAACCCCGACCAGCCACATCCTCAAGCCTCAGATCGGCCAGTTGCCGAACGGCATCGACCTGTCCAACAGCGTCGAGAACGAATACTACTGCCTCAAACTGGCTGCCGCCTTCGGGTTGCCCGTCAACAGGGCCGAGATCCACACCTTTGGGCCCACCCAAGCACTCGTCGTCGAGCGCTTCGATCGCCACTGGACCCACGACGGCCGCCTGCTCAGACTCCCGCAGGAGGACTGCTGCCAGGCCCTATCCGTCCCGCCAACACGCAAGTACCAGACCGAGGGTGGCCCCGGTATCGTGCAACTTCTTGAACTGCTCAACGGCAGCGACACCCCGGCCAAAGACCAGGCGACCGTCTTCAAGGCACAGATCTTCTTCTGGCTGATCGGCGCTACCGACGGGCACGCAAAGAACTTCAGCCTGTTTCTGCGGCCACAGGGCGCGTTTCGCCTGACCCCGCTGTACGACATCCTGACCGTCCAGCCGAGCCTTGCCGGCCGGCAAATCGAACGCAAGCAGATGAAACTGGCCATGGCCGTGGGGCGCGGAAACCGCTACCGGATCCATGAAATCCAGGGCCGCCATTTCCTACAGACCGGCGCCGCCGCCCGCCTGCCGCGCACCTTGGCCACCAACGTCATCGAGGACATAGTGACCCGCGCGGACAACGCCATCACGCAGGTCGAAAGCGCCTTGCCCCCCGACTTCCCCCCGGCAATCCACGAAAGCGTGAAGGCGGCCATCGCCGGGCGCCTGGGGGTATTGCAGAGGGCGGGGTGA
- a CDS encoding glycosyltransferase family 2 protein produces MISVSIVSHRHGTMVARLVDALLALPEVGQVVLTLNRPDWVAGLFILVRAPAYQAVGGFDEDYFLHYEDVGLCARLWAAGHPVALDCNVSISHDAQYRSHRDPIHFLWHVGSLLRYLRKHQGGARRPQ; encoded by the coding sequence ATGATCAGCGTATCCATCGTCAGCCACCGCCACGGCACCATGGTGGCCCGGCTGGTCGACGCCCTGCTGGCCCTGCCGGAGGTGGGTCAGGTGGTGCTCACCCTCAACCGCCCGGACTGGGTGGCGGGCCTGTTCATCCTGGTGCGGGCACCGGCCTACCAGGCGGTGGGCGGCTTCGACGAGGACTACTTCCTCCACTACGAAGACGTGGGCCTCTGCGCCCGCCTCTGGGCCGCCGGCCACCCGGTCGCCCTGGACTGCAACGTCAGCATCAGCCACGACGCCCAATACCGCAGCCACCGGGACCCCATCCACTTCCTCTGGCACGTCGGCAGCCTACTGCGCTACCTCCGCAAACACCAAGGCGGCGCCCGCCGCCCGCAGTAA
- a CDS encoding DUF6364 family protein → MKQETTKITIRLPRQDVEFAKAYARAHGLSMTEVIDRYLRRLRALERHQPSPELDAITGLLPADLDAEQAYRDHLVEKHRP, encoded by the coding sequence ATGAAACAGGAAACGACCAAGATCACCATCCGTCTACCGCGACAAGACGTCGAGTTCGCCAAGGCCTACGCCAGGGCGCACGGCCTCAGCATGACTGAAGTCATTGATCGTTACCTGCGTCGCCTGCGGGCGCTAGAGCGCCACCAGCCCAGCCCCGAACTGGACGCGATCACCGGCCTGCTGCCAGCCGACCTGGACGCTGAACAGGCGTACCGAGACCACTTAGTCGAGAAACATCGCCCGTGA
- a CDS encoding PIN domain-containing protein, whose protein sequence is MIMLDLNVLLDVLQKRAPHYQASAAVLEHVIHGEEQGALSAHAVTTVHYLVSRYATRAAADGALDWLLRHFHVCAVGRDELEQARSLGWPDFEDAVLACVAQSAGCSYIVTRNIKDFERSPVTALTPQEWLLR, encoded by the coding sequence GTGATCATGCTGGACCTGAACGTTCTTCTGGACGTTCTGCAAAAAAGGGCGCCGCATTATCAGGCATCCGCCGCCGTCCTCGAGCATGTCATCCACGGTGAAGAACAAGGCGCACTCAGCGCGCACGCAGTCACTACGGTTCACTACCTGGTGAGCCGGTACGCGACTCGCGCCGCGGCGGACGGCGCCCTGGATTGGCTTCTCCGGCACTTTCACGTGTGTGCAGTGGGCCGTGACGAACTGGAACAGGCCCGGTCCCTTGGCTGGCCCGACTTCGAGGACGCGGTTCTGGCATGTGTCGCGCAGAGTGCCGGGTGCAGCTACATCGTGACGCGAAATATCAAGGACTTCGAACGATCACCGGTAACGGCGTTAACGCCGCAGGAGTGGCTACTTCGCTGA
- a CDS encoding type II toxin-antitoxin system MqsA family antitoxin, protein MTRGTRNALRPCPACGEGRLEPRQTTQRAEHAGLSEAIPLHYAVCDTCGSELAEAPEAKANKRAMTAFRKRADGLLTGAQMRQARKALGLTQAQAAKLFGGGQVAFSRYENDDITQSEAMDSLVRVCLAQPANLTLLADQKGVSAIFTTDDNWANALVRRHILGIKSALEHQIAPDRVAEPSPQDPLKRHAKVIDIQRWRKAAA, encoded by the coding sequence ATGACCCGGGGCACTCGCAACGCACTACGGCCCTGCCCCGCCTGTGGCGAGGGTCGCCTGGAGCCCAGGCAAACGACTCAGCGGGCGGAACATGCCGGCCTCAGCGAGGCAATCCCATTGCACTACGCCGTGTGCGACACCTGCGGATCCGAACTCGCAGAAGCCCCCGAGGCGAAAGCCAACAAGCGCGCCATGACCGCATTTCGCAAGCGCGCCGATGGCCTGCTCACCGGGGCGCAGATGCGGCAGGCCCGCAAAGCGCTGGGGCTTACGCAGGCGCAGGCCGCAAAGCTGTTCGGCGGCGGCCAAGTAGCCTTCTCCCGCTATGAGAACGACGACATCACGCAAAGCGAGGCCATGGACAGCCTGGTCCGCGTTTGCCTGGCCCAACCAGCCAACCTGACATTGCTGGCTGACCAAAAGGGCGTCTCAGCAATATTCACAACGGACGACAACTGGGCCAACGCACTCGTGCGGCGCCACATCCTTGGCATCAAGAGCGCCCTGGAGCACCAGATCGCCCCGGACCGCGTTGCCGAGCCAAGCCCTCAAGACCCCTTGAAGCGACACGCCAAAGTCATTGACATTCAGCGTTGGAGAAAAGCCGCAGCATGA
- a CDS encoding protein-export chaperone SecB yields the protein MKASPLTLHGIEFVRVHVESDLEAETRRAEQFQFDGTTLKWGLDHGRDEDNGTWWVAVGFGTHQEDDEPRCPYILDVQAVGIVSVSDQLPEKDHEKLAFEYGAALVYGAIREMVTNITARSLAGPLMLPTPSFIGALETRKQPGN from the coding sequence ATGAAAGCCAGCCCGCTGACCCTGCACGGGATCGAGTTCGTGCGCGTCCACGTAGAATCCGATCTCGAGGCGGAAACACGCCGTGCAGAGCAATTCCAGTTCGACGGCACCACTCTAAAGTGGGGGCTGGACCACGGTCGCGACGAGGATAACGGAACTTGGTGGGTGGCCGTTGGTTTCGGGACCCACCAAGAGGACGACGAACCACGGTGTCCCTACATTTTGGATGTCCAGGCCGTCGGCATCGTTTCTGTCTCGGACCAGCTCCCCGAGAAAGACCACGAAAAACTCGCTTTCGAATACGGCGCCGCCCTCGTCTACGGCGCCATTCGCGAGATGGTCACCAACATCACCGCCCGTAGCCTCGCCGGACCGCTAATGCTTCCCACGCCAAGCTTCATCGGCGCACTGGAAACAAGAAAGCAGCCGGGCAACTGA